In Lolium rigidum isolate FL_2022 chromosome 3, APGP_CSIRO_Lrig_0.1, whole genome shotgun sequence, the genomic window cggcaaaggtcgcttctttgccgtgtgcctaacATGTTTTATCATTGCCGCTTCTTTTCCATCTTCTCCGCGTGCTCGCTTTTCAGAGGTCGCTACAATCTCGGGATGGGCGCCAGTAGGAGCTGCGGTACGTGCTGGTGATTGTCCGCTGGCCAGACACGCGCTGAATAGCTGTATTCTCCATTTTGCCGACGAATTGCACGAGATATACAACCAATAAGCACCGCGTGCGCGAGACTTCTCTGTAGTTAAGTCTGTTCTATATAAGATCGTGATGGAAGATTCGGAAGCACCATTTGTACCCTCGGTTAAAAAAAGGTGTTGAAGTTTATCTAATATTTTTAAATAAGGTgccactacgggaaaaacaggctttgccgtgcaactatttgcacggcaaagagccctatttgcacggcaaaggctttgccgtgcgacccCGCACGGAAAAGATCGCACGGCAATGTTatcgacggcaaaggcttctttgccgtgtgactcgccaacgttgcacggcaaaggctttgccgtgtgacaccgcacggcaaaggtcgcttctttgccgtgtgcctaacATGTTTTATCATTGCCGTGTGCctaacatgttttatctaaaaaaaggccCCAAACTGGCTGGTCTGGGAATCGAACCTAGGACACAGAGTAGGgaaagcgtgcaaccttgccacCGAGCTATGtgttcgtttgttgataactataccatgccatgccttttgagatgagaaaaaatccagtttctacatctttgccgtgcgcttacactaggcaaaggcttctttgtcGTGCGTTTttcaaaaacactaggcaaaggctgctttgccgtgcaacccagctgcgcgcacggcaaaggatgaggcacggcaatgcccaacgcctttgccgtgcaccaagtctttgccgtgcggtgtgttggACCATTGCCGTGCACCTTTCTTTGCAGTGCGGCCTCTTCCATCTTTGCCGTGaatcgtatctttgccgtgcgcttgtgtctatctttcccgtgaccaaggtctttgccgtgcatttttctctgtgcgcacggcaaagatttctttgccgtgcggggacacacggcaaagaaatgctgcACGGCGACGcatatttttcccgtagtgtgcACTGCCCGTAATCAATCCAGAGGTCCAGCCGCCAGAGCTGACCGAGGAGGAGGCTATCGAGTTGGCCACGCCCAAGAGTTAGCTTGACGAGCTCGCTAGATTAGCAGCATGGCTCGATCGGGTCCTCTCAAGGACCGTTTCCCTTCGCTATTTGCGTGCGCTACCGACCCAGACATGGCGGTGGCCAAGGTTTGGGAGGCCAATGGTTGGTATTTGGAGTTTCGTCGTACCCTGAGTCCAAGGGATACGACTGCTCTAGACACGTTGTTCAGAGAGGTTGGATCCCCGAGTCTTCGTGACTCCCCGGACGAATTTACATGGACATTGGAGCCTTTTGGTAAATTCTCCATGAAATCCCTTTACCGAAGGTTGTCTTTAGGGGATTCGAGGAAACACTTCTCGGTGATTTGGAAGATTGCCGTTCCCTTGAAGGttagaaaaaaaaagaatttaCCTGTGGCAGTTATCGCTCAAATGTCTTCGGTCGAGTGATAACAGCAAGAAATGCGAGGGTCCCACCAATGATAATTGGGTGCTATGTGGAGAACCTGAGGAAACTAATCATATTTTCTTTGGTTGCGTCCTCGCTAGGTTTATGTGGAGTGCAGTGAGGAAACTGCTCACCTGGAATCTCGCGTGCTTTGTGAATATCTACCGCTTGATCTCGCACTCGTTGGGTCGAGCTAGACGGATCCTTTGGATATGCGGTGCGGCTATCTGTTGGACGCTTTGGAACGTTAGGAACAAGTTCAATATTGAGCATAAATTTCCTTCgcacccaaccctaaccctaaagcaTGTACAAAATGTCCTCTTACTTGGAGGTGTGGAGACCCGTGGCTGGGAAACAAGACAAGAAAACCCTAGAGCTAGTGATTGAGAGGATCCAAAAGCTTCATTCTTCGATCCGAGActacttcttttttttcttttttggatgTATGGCTATGGTGTCTTCCATGTGAGTTTGGACCTCAGGGTGTGTTACCTGGTGACTCTCTTCCTCAACCGGTGGGTTTGCCAGACTTCATGTTGTGTTGATCTGTAAAACTTGTGACTCCGCCGTTCGTGACTTCATTAATTTAAAACCGGGCTCATCTTGAGCCTCCCGTCTAAAAAAAATGGTAGGACCTTGCTACCCAGCTACGGGAGTCCGCCCTGACGTAGGGCCGACGAGTAACACCTCCATTGACTTCTACAATCAGCCAGACGCGCGCACTGCCACCTCCTCCCACACCAGCGCCTACGATGCCACCACCTGCGCCATCGCCAGCAGCTAGATCACCTCGACATCGAATTAGCCATAGCCATGGGAGACGCAAGTCTTCATCGACCTCAGCGATGACGAATAGGCGTCCATGGCCTGAGCCCTAGTTAGGTAGTGTTTTATCTATATTATTTATGTTTTTTCATTTTTCGTCCATATGTGAATTAACTTTTTATCAATAATTTAAAAAAAACATTAATGTTAGGCCGCTGGGCTGCCCCCGACCTAAACAGATAAGCACTCAGATTTCCTTTTTCTTAATGACTGCGACCCTATCCAAACGAATCAAAACAGGCAATTTGTGTTCATTTTACGTGGATCTGCTGGAAATGCCCTAAGAATGAGAACTAGGCAGCTCTAGCAGAATTCAAAAAAACTCACTCCTAAAATTATATTTCTGCTCTCTTCTTCTACTTGTCATCCGAACTATGCATGTGCAATTAAAATAAACTTAACACAAATATGATGAATATACCAATACCAAAAGCATAAATAATATAAACAAAATAGTGCATCATAATTCAGACAACATGATAGTACCTAAGTTCCAATGAATAAGACTTATATTTTTTTTGGAAGAGTCAAGCTAAACGAAGTTTGACTAAACTTTTAGGAAAAACCATCAATAACTATAAAATTATGTAGATACCaggtgaaaatatatttcatgacgtATATAGTGGCGTTGATTTTGTATTGTTCATATTAATGATTGTTTCTAAAAGCCTGGTCAAATTTTACTTAGTTTGatttttagaaagaaaaaaagcTTTATTCATTGAAAAAGAGGTACTGGAGTAGTAGATTTGTTCAAACatgaataaaatagataaattgttCATTCAAATGCGAAGGTGGTGACCATGCCACCGAGCTGCCATTGTCTCCCTCTCCTCCATGACAGCCACCAAGATCACCACCGAAGAGGCGGTCATCATTGTCAACATTAGAATCACCACCATTGTGACCACCATGCACGCCGCCACAGAACCCACTACCACTATGCACACCACCACCTTGCACACTAGTATCGAATCCGGCTCTAGAGAAACTACTAGGCCTGGAATTCGACTCATTAAAGCTCGGTTAACTAGTGTGTTAGCTTAACTTGACTTGTTTAACAACCGATTTCAGATTTGAAACTTGGCTCGACTCGTAAAGCTCGTGAATATCTCGTAAAAAACTATTAAAATGAATATGTACAACTTATGATGCATTTTTGGTAAATACTTGGACATGAATGATTTACAACATTTATTATAAATATGCTACCCCAACAATATGGTAAATAAACCACATCAAATACAAATTATATCCCGAGAATAATATTGGCAGATCTTTAGATAAGGCATAAACCATACAGTCAGGCAAGGTGGCACCGGTGCGGCGCTATGGTCCATAACGTGGACTTGCGGTGGCCGTCGGGGAGGATGGAGCGTCGATGATGGTGTGCTACGGAGAAGAAGCTACTGGGATGGAAAGATATGGCGAAGGATAGATGCTGGCAGGCATATGGGTGAACTGGAGGAGGCCTAAGGGGGCTATGGTGGGTGGTGGGCGGTGGGCGGTGTGCGCCGCCTCTCCTCACTTCCTCAGTCAGCGACGAAAGCTTGTTTGAGACGAGTGTATAACCTAATGTTGATTTTTACCGAACTAAAATGCTATACTCGTGAGTTTGGTAAACTCGGCTTGtttagtcaaaaaaaaaaatagaactcTGATCGACTCGTTATACGCCAAGTTTGAGTCGAGTCGCAAGTTACTCCTTTAGCTTGGGAGTTTCAAATTTTAGTTCCACGCATAGGAAGTTCCATCCATGAAGCCGGCCATGAAACCACTCATTTTCTTCATTGCCAATAGAAATGTAAATGGTGCGGATAATTTTCGCTCCGGATCCGGATTCGAATCCGTTTTCAGGATATGGTATGTACTTTTAAAAATCTGCCGGATATGGATGTAGATATTGATCAATTGGATACCCGATGTATACGGTAGCGGATATGGTATTCATAATATCTGACGGAGTATCCATCATTCAAGAGGATCCTAAAGAGGATTATCCGATAAAATCAACCCAACCCAAGTACCTAGACAAACCATGTCATGCTAGTATTGGTATTACACGTTTGCACTATTATTATTGCCTATTGTTAATGTGATCGACTGCCTTTGGATTGTTATGATATCGTGTCAGCATGCAAACCATTATGTTGTACGGTCAAGTGTGCATATTTGGCTATAGTCTAGTGTGTTACacgtttttttcatattttttatacAAAAGAAACAAGGGAAAAGCTAACCGAAAGCGCCGCATAGATCAGCCTCCCGTGCGACGTTTTTGCTAGCAGAAAAAGCGCATCACGCCCCTATAGAAACGGAAGCAGCCACACCGCACCTTATCTTCATTTACTCTCTTTCCCCATCCAAGCTTTCCTGGCACACACGCATGCCCAACCTTATCCATGACCGCCATGGGGAGCACTGCTGCCGGGAGGCCGCCGGCGAGCACCGCCGCGGGTGATGCCTCACCGGGTAAGGTGGAGAAACGCCGTCGGGAGGCCGCCGCAAGCACCGCCGCGGGTGGCGCctcgccgggggaggtggaggaacGCCGTCGGGAGGCCGCCGTCGAGCACCGGCGCGTGGAGGCCGCCGCAGAGCGCCGTCGCGGCTGGTGCCTCACCGGGGAAGATGGAAGAACGCCGTCGGGAGGCCACCTCGAGCACCGCCGCGGGTGGCGCctcgccgggggaggtggaggatCTCCGTCAAGAGGCCGCCGCCGAGCACTGCCATGGGTGGCGCCTCGCCGGGGATAGGTAGAGGAGCGTTGCGGAAGACTCGAGAGGAGCACGTTGTCGCCGCGCCCGGGGGAGGTGCAAGAACGCCGACGCCGGCATGTAGGAGATGTCCACCGGCCTGTCTGGTCTCTCTCCATGGGAGGGCCTTTGTCGAGTTCTACCAGGTGCTTTGCAAGAGGATGGCTAATTGGCAGGTTAATTAGTAGCAATTGCCATATTAGTTAGTATAGTAATTGCCCGATTAATTAGTAGGATTTCAAATTAGTGGGAATTGCCAAATTAGTTAGATTTAGCTGCCAGATTAATTCTGACTAGTTGCCTCATTAGCCCGGTGACATTGATGTGTGCTTATAATCTGGCAGCTAAGTGAAATTTATCTCGTGGTTTTTCTAGTTAATCTGGTAATTGTAGCTTACAATTTATTTGAAGGTCTCTAGGACATGTCACGGTCATGATGCTAGTAGCGACAAACTTTGTGTGCTTTTTCTTTCCTATTTTTAAGCATCATACTACATTGTACAAAACTTTTGCAGAATGGCAATGGGCAGCAGCACAACAGCTGCATGCGCGCTTATTATTTCGGAAAAGCTGAACAGGAATGCTATATGCTGCTTCTGCTAAATGTCAGCGAGGACTGCGGGTGGGGCTGTGTGTTGCGTGCGCGCGCTCCCTAATTAAAACTAACTGGGTGGGGTCGGGAAAATCCGCCGCACGGAGACGCGTTGGTgcggcgccgccatgtagtgCTGTCCAAGAAACAAAGTTCTACATTTATGTGTGTATTTGTTCAATTATTCGTTTCCAATATGAGACCGCACGGAATCCGCTCCATATCTGCAACCTATATAATTCACATTTAAATTCAATTTCGACTATTATTCGTGCTTCTCATGCTCCTCCATTTCCTTGAGAGTCGCCACTGCATTGCATTTTCTTCCCTCTTCTGGGCTACAGGTGCCATTCTTGTTGACACCATCTTGTAAATGGGCTCCTTGTATGGAAAGGCCTACTCCCTTTGATGTAGGCTCCCCATCTCGATTGGCCATTTTCTGAATTCACACCCTCATCGGCTGAACCCTATGTTTTGGCATGGCGACGATCTCCACTGGAACAGCAGGATCCACCTATCCGCGTCTGCCTATTTGCACAACCTATGAGAGGGCCAATGCTGCTTCTATCTACACACACGTGCGGCCTCTCTGCTCTAACTCTGACGACGCCGTCCCAGGTGCCGAATTTCCGTGTTCATCAGTTCCTCCTGGACATCAGAACGCGCAGCAGTAGTAGGTGAACCGCCTCCACGCCGCCTTCTTCTTCCTGGCGCCGGCGGCAGCCgcgacggccgcggccgcggcggcctccttctcctccaggGGCGCCGACGGGGAGCCCATCTCCCTGAGCATCTCCCACATGACGTGCACGTCGCGGTACTCGCACGTCCTCACCTCCTTCCTCAAGTTCCTCAGTCCTGCAGCGCAAGCGAGAACCGATCCGTCAGAAGCTAATCAAAGAACCGCCGAAGATATGGATGGCCGTTGGCACGAAATTGAGAAGGAGAGCGATGGGAGCTGGAGAGGATGAACTTACCAGCTGATGGGCGGAGACCGACGCGGGCGGCGATTGCGAGCCAGATCTTCTTCGCCGGCACGGCAGACTTGTCCATGCACATCTTGATTTCCCGATCGATCTCCTTCCACTCTCTTCCGAAACAAATGACTGTATATCGCTCTCCTCTCTGTCGAACTATCACACTCTCCTCTGCTTGTCTCGTCACGCGCCGCCGAGAAGCAATCAGAGCCAGGGATGGAAGAAACTAAAGCAGCTGCTTCTTGCTCGCCGTCTGCCGAGCTGATGGCCTGTTCCGCCGCGGCAGGGAGCTTTTATAGCAGGAGGCGATCaggagtgggacaaggaggatatgCGCGTGCGATCGTGAGCTTTTTGGGCGCGGCGTCGCCGTCAGATTTTGACGCCCCCGACCGGGACGGGTCGTGAGGTGGCCGCTGTCCGCGGCACAGTGTACCACAGGTGTCGCCGGCCCCGGCGTAGCTTCCGTGCATCTTCCCTCGGGATCCCGGCGCCGCACGCGAAGCTGCCGCGTGCTCCGATCCGACGGCTCGGGCCGCCGTGAGCTGGTAGCTACTATAGCTAGTATAACCGCTCCGCTGTGGAAACGCGAAAGTCAAAGTCTGATTTCGATTTCGCCTTTCCGTCCAGGATCTCGAGAGCCGGTGAGGCGAGAGAGACGGTGAAGTATATGTTATCGTATCGTCTAGGATCTCTGCTTCACATGCTTGGCAGAGAACTGCTCTTTGTTTAGTTGCTAGCTGTGGCGTGACGGCGCGCGATCATGAAGTACTGCCACTCGTTTGAGTGTGTTGATTAAACTGAGTTAACCATTCGATTAGCGGTTGTGTAGGATGACAGGTGGGTGTGCATTGGAGAGAGATATTGCGCGACTGGCGGAACTTGCACGAATCAAGTGAAAACGTGATGAAGTGTCGTATAGAACAATCGCAAAAAATATACATCTGGCAGTGCAATTAGGCGCTCTTCAATCATCACTTCCAGGACGCGGCCAGACAATTGAATTAGATACTCCGATCTTGATCTTCCAAAATCAGAAGCTACGTACGTACCACTCGCTCATGTTCGGGACAAGCCTAAAGTGCTCGACTGGTAATCGAAAGGTGGTGCTTCCATGAAGAAAAGACTCTTCTTCTAGCTAGAATATCATGCTTTCACCGACTCCACTTGGGGAAACCGCTCGAGGCCTCTAGAGATATGCCACACTGTGGGAGTGTCTATGGTCGCAAACGGATCGACCCGGCCTATTTTAGTCCACGTGGATAGGAAAACAGAGAAACTCAATCAAACAACTCAACGCAAATAGATTGAGCCGTCCGTGAAAAAGCATTTCATGCCCAAATTTCAGTTGGGTATATGTTCGTGGACGTGCCGCAAACCGCCCGCATGTCGTCCTCCCACGTAGTCTTGAGACCCGCCTTGCAGTGATCGAGCGGCCGCTTCGCTTTATGTCTCACGAGTAGTCAAAGTCGGATGTTCGGTTCCTACGCCAACATCGATGATGGTCCTCCGGCGTCCTTTTAAAGACAAGCAGCGGCGCAACAGTCCCTACATCAATCGGCAGTGTCCCTTCCAGCCTTGCTTACTTCCGAGACCATTGGCAGTTGATGCCTTCTGTCCCCCACCGTTGCCATGGATATGCTATGGCTGTTCCTCACATGGGGCCACCGGTCCCACCGAATATGGGATACTCGTGCAGCCAAAAGGGACGGTGCCGAGGGGATTTTCCATCAGCCTAGACGGGGTTCCCTTGCCTACACTACCTGTTCGCAAGGGCTTCGAGTGTGAGGTCTTCCGCCGCAGGCAAAAGAAGACCATGTGGCTCGACCCAAAATACAGCGTTGATAGCAGCTACAGGTCGACGTTGTTTCGCGAGTAGCGAGAGGCAGTGTTGAACCGTTTCGCTGACGAGCACCCACCACCAGAGAAAAACATGGCTAAGCAGATCGTTTTCTCAAGGCCTGGCCGCACCGTCAAGGACATCACTGAGAATTCCCGGAGTGTAGTCTACCTTTGGTCAGGTACGGAGGCCGACATCGTCATCCTTGACTCCAACAAGAAAGAATAGGGTGCTTCCGGTGGGCTCCCTAGCGCCACAGGCTCCCGGTCTAGGCGACGAAGGGCTTTACCCTGCTTTTATTTGTATCTTTTGTTTCTCCTCTTGCTTCAGCATTTTTGTATGAAATATTTTTCatcttaaaataaaataaagtaaggtGTTTTCCATCTTATGCATCGTGCCGCTCGGATTGCTCCAACCTAAACGAACAAGAGGGACGAAATAAACAGTTTTATGTCTGTTACCCGATATAAATGACCAAAATGGATAATTTTTGGTGGCCGAAATGAATGGGCGGGGTTGAAGATGCGCTTAGTGGTCTACTTGCTCACCGCCGAGTTTCCAACCGATGTACTGCTTGCTTTCACTTTAGTTGTACGGCACAAGCACGACCGCACGAGATTGAATTCCACAGTGGAGCCGAAGATAGTGGAAAACGTACGGTATACAAGGATGCCGTATTAGGGAGT contains:
- the LOC124700606 gene encoding uncharacterized protein LOC124700606, which encodes MCMDKSAVPAKKIWLAIAARVGLRPSAGLRNLRKEVRTCEYRDVHVMWEMLREMGSPSAPLEEKEAAAAAAVAAAAGARKKKAAWRRFTYYCCAF